A section of the Citrus sinensis cultivar Valencia sweet orange chromosome 8, DVS_A1.0, whole genome shotgun sequence genome encodes:
- the LOC102608078 gene encoding calmodulin-binding receptor-like cytoplasmic kinase 2 isoform X2, which yields MKKTPSPRNVYSSQMKEKSDTRHGNISKNNNHAFPGLSYIIGAAKKVTAIFRIFLPRRQKSNIRNGAIDDSGSISQVSRLSYHSTESNTKSSRKSSCSYVSSPSSKSGQATAINFSFEEIYKATENFSPANKIGEGGSGTVYKGKLKDGSVVAVKRARKNKHDKYLLVEFKNEILTWSKIEHLNLVKLFGFLEHGDERIIVVEYVGNGTLREHLDGRGGNGLELAERLDIAIDVAHALTYLHTYSDPPIIHRDVKASNILITEKLRAKVTDFGFARMSEEDSAVSHISTQVKGTAGYLDPDYLRTYQLTEKSDVYSFGVLLVEMMTGRYPIESKKPIKERVTIRWAMQCLKAGDAILVMDPRLRRTPASNMAVEKILRLADVCLVPTRQSRPTMKKCAEILWKIRKDFREKAPSSFSSSSSPASASESHYPIGDAKKKSRHISFGNDEGDSYKFTSA from the exons ATGAAGAAAACACCAAGTCCTCGTAACGTTTACTCAAGCCAAATGAAAGAGAAATCTGATACCCGTCATGGGAATATCAGTAAAAACAATAACCACGCTTTCCCTGGCCTGAGTTATATCATAGGTGCAGCCAAGAAAGTAACAGCAATATTCAGAATCTTTCTTCCCAGGCGACAAAAGTCTAACATCAGAAATGGTGCAATTGATGACAGCGGAAGTATCAGTCAAGTCAGCAGACTGTCAT ATCATTCAACAGAAAGTAACACTAAGAGTTCAAGAAAGTCCTCGTGTTCCTATGTTTCTTCTCCTAGTTCCAAGAGTGGACAGGCCACCGCAATCAATTTCTCCTTTGAAGAGATATACAAGGCAACTGAAAATTTCTCACCAGCAAATAAAATTGGGGAAGGCGGATCAGGAACGGTATACAAGGGAAAGCTCAAGGATGGATCTGTCGTTGCCGTGAAGCGTGCTAGAAAG AACAAGCATGACAAGTACTTACTGGTGGAGTTCAAGAATGAAATATTGACCTGGTCCAAGATCGAGCATCTGAATTTGGTGAAGTTGTTCGGATTTCTCGAGCATGGAGATGAGAGGATTATTGTTGTTGAATATGTTGGCAATGGGACCCTTCGGGAACATTTAGATG GTAGAGGAGGAAATGGCCTTGAACTAGCGGAACGTTTGGATATTGCAATTGATGTGGCTCATGCTCTCACCTATCTCCATACATATTCTG ATCCTCCTATAATACACAGAGATGTAAAAGCATCAAACATACTCATTACAGAGAAGCTCCGAGCCAAAGTGACAGACTTTGGATTTGCTCGAATGTCAGAAGAAGATTCTGCTGTAAGTCACATCTCTACTCAAGTGAAAGGAACAGCTGGTTACTTGGATCCTGATTATCTCAGGACTTATCAACTTACTGAAAAGAGTGATGTGTACTCCTTCGGCGTATTGCTTGTTGAAATGATGACAGGAAGATACCCAATTGAATCAAAGAAACCAATAAAGGAGAGAGTAACAATAAGATGG GCAATGCAGTGCTTAAAAGCAGGAGATGCAATACTTGTAATGGATCCAAGACTAAGGAGGACCCCAGCATCAAACATGGCAGTAGAGAAAATTCTTAGACTTGCTGATGTATGCCTCGTGCCTACGAGACAATCAAGACCTACCATGAAGAAATGTGCGGAGATATTATGGAAAATTCGAAAAGATTTCAGAGAAAAAGCaccctcttctttttcttcttcttcttcccctGCTTCTGCTTCTGAGTCACATTATCCCATCGGAGATGCAAAGAAGAAGAGTAGGCACATTTCATTCGGTAATGATGAAGGTGATAGCTATAAATTTACTTCTGCATGA
- the LOC102608078 gene encoding calmodulin-binding receptor-like cytoplasmic kinase 2 isoform X1 encodes MKKTPSPRNVYSSQMKEKSDTRHGNISKNNNHAFPGLSYIIGAAKKVTAIFRIFLPRRQKSNIRNGAIDDSGSISQVSRLSYANSTDHSTESNTKSSRKSSCSYVSSPSSKSGQATAINFSFEEIYKATENFSPANKIGEGGSGTVYKGKLKDGSVVAVKRARKNKHDKYLLVEFKNEILTWSKIEHLNLVKLFGFLEHGDERIIVVEYVGNGTLREHLDGRGGNGLELAERLDIAIDVAHALTYLHTYSDPPIIHRDVKASNILITEKLRAKVTDFGFARMSEEDSAVSHISTQVKGTAGYLDPDYLRTYQLTEKSDVYSFGVLLVEMMTGRYPIESKKPIKERVTIRWAMQCLKAGDAILVMDPRLRRTPASNMAVEKILRLADVCLVPTRQSRPTMKKCAEILWKIRKDFREKAPSSFSSSSSPASASESHYPIGDAKKKSRHISFGNDEGDSYKFTSA; translated from the exons ATGAAGAAAACACCAAGTCCTCGTAACGTTTACTCAAGCCAAATGAAAGAGAAATCTGATACCCGTCATGGGAATATCAGTAAAAACAATAACCACGCTTTCCCTGGCCTGAGTTATATCATAGGTGCAGCCAAGAAAGTAACAGCAATATTCAGAATCTTTCTTCCCAGGCGACAAAAGTCTAACATCAGAAATGGTGCAATTGATGACAGCGGAAGTATCAGTCAAGTCAGCAGACTGTCAT ATGCGAATTCCACAGATCATTCAACAGAAAGTAACACTAAGAGTTCAAGAAAGTCCTCGTGTTCCTATGTTTCTTCTCCTAGTTCCAAGAGTGGACAGGCCACCGCAATCAATTTCTCCTTTGAAGAGATATACAAGGCAACTGAAAATTTCTCACCAGCAAATAAAATTGGGGAAGGCGGATCAGGAACGGTATACAAGGGAAAGCTCAAGGATGGATCTGTCGTTGCCGTGAAGCGTGCTAGAAAG AACAAGCATGACAAGTACTTACTGGTGGAGTTCAAGAATGAAATATTGACCTGGTCCAAGATCGAGCATCTGAATTTGGTGAAGTTGTTCGGATTTCTCGAGCATGGAGATGAGAGGATTATTGTTGTTGAATATGTTGGCAATGGGACCCTTCGGGAACATTTAGATG GTAGAGGAGGAAATGGCCTTGAACTAGCGGAACGTTTGGATATTGCAATTGATGTGGCTCATGCTCTCACCTATCTCCATACATATTCTG ATCCTCCTATAATACACAGAGATGTAAAAGCATCAAACATACTCATTACAGAGAAGCTCCGAGCCAAAGTGACAGACTTTGGATTTGCTCGAATGTCAGAAGAAGATTCTGCTGTAAGTCACATCTCTACTCAAGTGAAAGGAACAGCTGGTTACTTGGATCCTGATTATCTCAGGACTTATCAACTTACTGAAAAGAGTGATGTGTACTCCTTCGGCGTATTGCTTGTTGAAATGATGACAGGAAGATACCCAATTGAATCAAAGAAACCAATAAAGGAGAGAGTAACAATAAGATGG GCAATGCAGTGCTTAAAAGCAGGAGATGCAATACTTGTAATGGATCCAAGACTAAGGAGGACCCCAGCATCAAACATGGCAGTAGAGAAAATTCTTAGACTTGCTGATGTATGCCTCGTGCCTACGAGACAATCAAGACCTACCATGAAGAAATGTGCGGAGATATTATGGAAAATTCGAAAAGATTTCAGAGAAAAAGCaccctcttctttttcttcttcttcttcccctGCTTCTGCTTCTGAGTCACATTATCCCATCGGAGATGCAAAGAAGAAGAGTAGGCACATTTCATTCGGTAATGATGAAGGTGATAGCTATAAATTTACTTCTGCATGA
- the LOC102630896 gene encoding zinc finger CCCH domain-containing protein 40: MAHRLLRDHEADGWERSDFPIICESCLGDNPYVRMTKADYDKECKICTRPFTVFRWRPGRDARFKKTEICQTCSKLKNVCQVCLLDLEYGLPVQVRDTALSINSNDAIPKSDVNREYFAEEHDRRARAGIDYESSYGKARPSDTILKLQRTQPYYKRNRAHVCSFYVRGECTRGAECPYRHEMPVTGELSQQNIKDRYYGVNDPVALKLLNKAGEMPSLEPPEDESIKTLYVGGVDARITEQDLRDNFYAHGEIESIKMHPQKAFAFVTYTTREGAEKAAEELSNKLVIKGLRLKLMWGKPQTQRPEGESSDEVRQQAAIAHSGMLPRSLISQQQNQYQQPGAQDQAAPTPYFNIPPPPQQDRAYYPSMDPQRMGALVPTQEGENKSGPEKQQQGQHYPYRPPMPPPHGQYPQQLYPPYGYMPPTAPYQQYPPLYQSSMPRPNAPPLMQQYQHQHPGPQTSVPPSSAPPGPPPVASAPSTSGPPVSASQGLPQQ; the protein is encoded by the exons aTGGCTCATCGATTGTTAAGAGATCACGAAGCTGATGGCTGGGAACGGTCTGATTTTCCCATCATTTGCGAGTCATGCCTCGGTGACAATCCCTATGTTCGAATG ACCAAAGCAGACTATGATAAGGAGTGCAAGATTTGCACGCGGCCGTTTACTGTTTTTAGGTGGAGGCCTGGTCGTGATGCAAGATTTAAGAAGACTGAGATTTGCCAGACATGCAGTAAGTTGAAAAATGTTTGTCAAGTATGTCTTCTGGATCTGGAGTATGGATTGCCTGTTCAAGTTCGAGATACTGCTCTGAGTATCAATTCCAATGATGCCATTCCAAAGAGTGATGTAAACAGGGAGTACTTTGCCGAGGAACATGACCGCAGG GCTAGAGCTGGTATAGACTATGAATCCTCATATGGGAAGGCTCGACCAAGTGACACTATCCTGAAGCTTCAGAGAACACAGCCTTACTACAAAAGAAACAGAGCACATGTTTGCAGTTTCTATGTTCGTGGTGAATGCACAAGAGGTGCTGAGTGTCCATATAGGCATGAGATGCCTGTAACTGGGGAGTTATCTCAGCAAAATATTAAAGATCGTTACTATGG GGTGAACGATCCTGTTGCGCTGAAGCTACTTAACAAGGCAGGTGAGATGCCCTCCCTGGAACCTCCTGAGGATGAAAGCATTAAAACTCTTTATGTTGGTGGGGTTGATGCAAGAATCACTGAGCAAGATCTAAGGGATAACTTTTATGCCCATGGTGAGATTGAATCCATAAAGATGCATCCACAAAAAGCATTTGCTTTTGTAACCTACACAACAAGAGAAGGTGCAGAGAAGGCTGCAGAAGAGCTCTCTAACAAACTTGTCATAAAGGGTCTTAGGCTGAAGCTCATGTGGGGTAAGCCCCAGACACAAAGGCCTGAGGGTGAAAGCTCGGATGAAGTGAGACAACAGGCTGCGATTGCTCATAGTGGGATGTTGCCTCGTTCACTGATATCGCAGCAGCAGAATCAATATCAGCAACCTGGTGCTCAGGACCAAGCTGCACCCACCCCCTACTTCAATATTCCTCCTCCACCTCAGCAGGATAGAGCCTATTATCCATCAATGGATCCTCAAAGAATGGGAGCTCTTGTCCCAACCCAGGAAGGGGAGAACAAGTCTGGTCCAGAGAAGCAGCAACAAGGACAGCATTATCCCTATCGACCACCCATGCCGCCTCCACATGGGCAATATCCCCAGCAGCTTTATCCGCCATATGGGTATATGCCACCTACGGCGCCCTACCAGCAGTACCCTCCACTCTATCAGTCTTCAATGCCCCGGCCTAATGCTCCACCATTGATGCAACAGTATCAGCATCAGCATCCTGGGCCACAGACATCTGTACCCCCTTCATCGGCACCGCCGGGGCCTCCACCCGTTGCATCTGCCCCATCGACTTctggtcccccagtttctgcaTCACAAGGGTTACCACAACAGTGA
- the LOC102608078 gene encoding calmodulin-binding receptor-like cytoplasmic kinase 1 isoform X3, with protein MKKTPSPRNVYSSQMKEKSDTRHGNISKNNNHAFPGLSYIIGAAKKVTAIFRIFLPRRQKSNIRNGAIDDSGSISQVSRLSYANSTDHSTESNTKSSRKSSCSYVSSPSSKSGQATAINFSFEEIYKATENFSPANKIGEGGSGTVYKGKLKDGSVVAVKRARKNKHDKYLLVEFKNEILTWSKIEHLNLVKLFGFLEHGDERIIVVEYVGNGTLREHLDGRGGNGLELAERLDIAIDVAHALTYLHTYSDPPIIHRDVKASNILITEKLRAKVTDFGFARMSEEDSAEDTQLNQRNQ; from the exons ATGAAGAAAACACCAAGTCCTCGTAACGTTTACTCAAGCCAAATGAAAGAGAAATCTGATACCCGTCATGGGAATATCAGTAAAAACAATAACCACGCTTTCCCTGGCCTGAGTTATATCATAGGTGCAGCCAAGAAAGTAACAGCAATATTCAGAATCTTTCTTCCCAGGCGACAAAAGTCTAACATCAGAAATGGTGCAATTGATGACAGCGGAAGTATCAGTCAAGTCAGCAGACTGTCAT ATGCGAATTCCACAGATCATTCAACAGAAAGTAACACTAAGAGTTCAAGAAAGTCCTCGTGTTCCTATGTTTCTTCTCCTAGTTCCAAGAGTGGACAGGCCACCGCAATCAATTTCTCCTTTGAAGAGATATACAAGGCAACTGAAAATTTCTCACCAGCAAATAAAATTGGGGAAGGCGGATCAGGAACGGTATACAAGGGAAAGCTCAAGGATGGATCTGTCGTTGCCGTGAAGCGTGCTAGAAAG AACAAGCATGACAAGTACTTACTGGTGGAGTTCAAGAATGAAATATTGACCTGGTCCAAGATCGAGCATCTGAATTTGGTGAAGTTGTTCGGATTTCTCGAGCATGGAGATGAGAGGATTATTGTTGTTGAATATGTTGGCAATGGGACCCTTCGGGAACATTTAGATG GTAGAGGAGGAAATGGCCTTGAACTAGCGGAACGTTTGGATATTGCAATTGATGTGGCTCATGCTCTCACCTATCTCCATACATATTCTG ATCCTCCTATAATACACAGAGATGTAAAAGCATCAAACATACTCATTACAGAGAAGCTCCGAGCCAAAGTGACAGACTTTGGATTTGCTCGAATGTCAGAAGAAGATTCTGCT GAAGATACCCAATTGAATCAAAGAAACCAATAA
- the LOC102631198 gene encoding serine/arginine-rich splicing factor SR45a isoform X2: MSYSRRSRYSRSSSPYNRYGRSMSRSMSRSRSRSRSSDAENPGNNLYVTGLSPRITKRELEKHFAAEGKVIDVHLVVDPWTRESRGFGFVTMATVEEADRCIKYLDRSVLEGRIITVERFLWQQVSCV, encoded by the exons ATGTCTTACTCTAGGAGGTCAAGGTATTCACGCTCTTCTTCACCATACAATAGATACGGCAGGTCAATGTCTAGGTCAATGTCTCGCAGCCGATCAAG GAGCCGATCAAGTGATGCGGAAAATCCTGGCAACAATTTGTATGTAACAGGATTGTCACCTCGTATCACCAAAAGAGAACTTGAGAAGCATTTTGCAGCTGAGGGAAAG GTGATTGATGTTCACCTTGTGGTCGATCCGTGGACAAGAGAGTCTCGTGGTTTTGGGTTTGTTACGATGGCCACAGTTGAGGAGGCTGACCGTTGCATCAAGTATTTGGATCGTTCTGTTCTTGAGGGTCGCATCATTACTGTGGAGAGG TTTTTGTGGCAGCAGGTTAGCTGTGTGTAG
- the LOC102606996 gene encoding alpha-glucan phosphorylase 2, cytosolic, which yields MADAKANGKNEAAKLAKIPAAANPLANEPSAIASNISYHVQYSPHFSPTKFEPEQAFFATAESVRDRLIQQWNETYHHFNKVDPKQTYYLSMEFLQGRTLTNAIGSLDIQNAYADALNNLGHVLEEIAEQEKDAALGNGGLGRLASCFLDSMATLNLPAWGYGLRYRYGLFKQKITKQGQEEVAEDWLEKFSPWEVVRHDVVFPVRFFGSVMVNPNGTRKWVGGEVVQAVAYDIPIPGYKTKNTISLRLWDAKASAEDFNLFQFNDGQYESAAQLHSRAQQICTVLYPGDSTEEGKLLRLKQQFFLCSASLQDMILRFKERKSGRQWSEFPSKVAVQLNDTHPTLAIPELMRLLMDEEGLGWDEAWDITTRTVAYTNHTVLPEALEKWSQAVMWKLLPRHMEIIEEIDKRFIAMVRSTRSDLESKIPSMCILDNNPKKPVVRMANLCVVSAHTVNGVAQLHSDILKADLFADYVSLWPNKLQNKTNGITPRRWLRFCNPELSKIITKWLKTDQWVTNLDLLVGLRQFADNTELQAEWESAKMASKKHLADYIWRVTGVTIDPNSLFDIQVKRIHEYKRQLLNILGAIYRYKKLKEMSPQERKKTTPRTIMIGGKAFATYTNAKRIVKLVNDVGEVVNTDPEVNSYLKVVFVPNYNVSVAELLIPGSELSQHISTAGMEASGTSNMKFSLNGCLIIGTLDGANVEIRQEIGEENFFLFGAVAEQVPKLRKEREDGLFKPDPRFEEAKQFIRSGAFGSYDYNPLLDSLEGNTGYGRGDYFLVGYDFPSYLEAQDRVDQAYKDRKKWLKMSILSTAGSGKFSSDRTIAQYAKEIWNITECRTA from the exons ATGGCGGATGCGAAAGCAAACGGAAAGAATGAGGCGGCCAAACTGGCGAAAATTCCGGCGGCTGCGAATCCATTGGCTAATGAACCATCGGCGATTGCATCAAATATAAGTTACCACGTGCAGTACAGTCCTCATTTCTCGCCGACTAAGTTCGAGCCGGAGCAAGCTTTCTTTGCCACGGCGGAGAGTGTCCGCGATCGTCTTATTCAA CAATGGAATGAGACATACCaccattttaataaagttgaTCCGAAGCAAACATACTACCTATCAATGGAATTTCTTCAAGGAAGGACTTTGACTAATGCAATTGGCAGTTTGGACATTCAGAATGCATATGCTGATGCTTTAAATAATTTGGGGCATGTCCTTGAGGAGATAGCTGAACAG GAAAAAGATGCTGCACTAGGAAATGGTGGGCTGGGCAGGCTAGCTTCATGCTTCTTAGACTCCATGGCAACATTGAATTTGCCTGCATGGGGTTATGGTTTGAGATACCGGTATGGGCTGTTCAAGCAGAAGATCACCAAGCAGGGTCAAGAAGAAGTTGCTGAAGATTGGCTTGAG AAATTTAGTCCTTGGGAAGTTGTCAGGCATGATGTGGTATTTCCGGTCAGATTTTTTGGGAGTGTTATGGTTAATCCAAATGGAAC GAGAAAATGGGTTGGGGGTGAAGTTGTCCAAGCCGTAGCTTATGATATACCAATTCCAGGGTACAAAACCAAGAACACTATCAGTCTTCGTCTCTGGGACGCTAAAGCTAGCGCTGAggatttcaatttatttcagTTTAATGATGGACAATACGAATCTGCTGCACAGCTTCATTCTCGAGCTCAACAG ATTTGTACTGTGCTCTACCCCGGGGATTCTACTGAAGAAGGGAAGCTTTTAAGGCTGAAACAACAATTCTTTCTCTGCAGTGCTTCACTTCAG GATATGATTCTTAGATTCAAGGAGAGGAAAAGTGGAAGGCAGTGGTCTGAATTTCCCAGCAAGGTAGCTGTACAACTGAATGATACTCATCCAACACTTGCAATTCCAGAGTTGATGCGATTGCTAATGGATGAGGAAGGACTTGGATGGGATGAAGCATGGGATATAACAACAAG GACTGTTGCTTATACCAATCACACAGTACTTCCTGAAGCACTTGAGAAGTGGTCACAAGCAGTAATGTGGAAGCTTCTTCCTCGCCATATGGAAATAATTGAAGAGATTGACAAGAGA TTCATTGCAATGGTCCGTTCCACAAGGAGTGACCTTGAGAGTAAGATTCCCAGCATGTGCATCTTGGATAATAATCCCAAAAAGCCGGTTGTTAGGATGGCAAACTTATGTGTAGTATCTGCGCATACG GTAAATGGTGTTGCTCAGTTGCACAGTGATATCTTAAAGGCCGACTTGTTCGCTGACTATGTTTCTCTATGGCCAAACAAACtccaaaataaaactaatggCATTACTCCTCGTCGATGGCTCCGGTTTTGCAATCCTGAGCTCAGCAAAATTATCACAAAATGGTTAAAAACCGATCAGTGGGTTACAAACCTTGACCTGCTTGTAGGTCTTCGTCAG TTTGCTGACAACACAGAACTCCAAGCTGAATGGGAATCTGCTAAGATGGCCAGTAAGAAACATTTGGCAGACTACATATGGCGAGTAACAGGTGTAACGATTGATCCTAATAGCTTATTTGACATACAAGTCAAGCGCATTCATGAATACAAGAGACAACTGCTAAATATTTTGGGCGCAATCTACAGATACAAGAAGTTGAAG GAGATGAGCCCTCAGGAGCGGAAGAAAACTACTCCACGCACCATTATGATTGGAGGGAAAGCATTTGCAACATATACAAACGCAAAAAGAATAGTAAAGTTGGTTAATGATGTTGGTGAAGTCGTCAACACCGATCCTGAGGTCAATAGTTATTTGAAGGTGGTATTTGTTCCAAATTACAATGTCTCTGTTGCAGAGTTGCTTATTCCAGGAAGTGAGCTATCTCAGCATATTAGCACAGCAGGCATGGAGGCAAGTGGCACAAGCAACATGAAATTTTCTCTAAATGGTTGCCTCATTATAGGAACATTGGATGGAGCTAATGTGGAAATCAGGCAGGAGATAGGAGAGGagaatttctttctctttggtGCAGTAGCAGAACAAGTCCCTAAGCTGCGTAAGGAAAGAGAAGATGGATTG TTCAAACCAGATCCTCGGTTTGAAGAGGCCAAGCAATTTATAAGAAGTGGAGCATTTGGAAGCTATGACTACAACCCGCTTCTTGATTCCCTGGAGGGGAACACTGGTTATGGTCGTGGTGATTATTTTCTAGTTGGTTATGACTTCCCAAGTTACTTAGAGGCTCAGGACAGAGTTGACCAAGCTTACAA GGACCGGAAGAAGTGGCTGAAGATGTCTATATTAAGTACAGCTGGCAGTGGGAAATTCAGCAGTGATCGCACAATTGCACAGTATGCTAAGGAAATCTGGAACATAACAGAATGCCGTACAGCATGA
- the LOC102631198 gene encoding serine/arginine-rich splicing factor SR45a isoform X3 produces the protein MSYSRRSRYSRSSSPYNRYGRSMSRSMSRSRSRSRSSDAENPGNNLYVTGLSPRITKRELEKHFAAEGKVIDVHLVVDPWTRESRGFGFVTMATVEEADRCIKYLDRSVLEGRIITVERVSCV, from the exons ATGTCTTACTCTAGGAGGTCAAGGTATTCACGCTCTTCTTCACCATACAATAGATACGGCAGGTCAATGTCTAGGTCAATGTCTCGCAGCCGATCAAG GAGCCGATCAAGTGATGCGGAAAATCCTGGCAACAATTTGTATGTAACAGGATTGTCACCTCGTATCACCAAAAGAGAACTTGAGAAGCATTTTGCAGCTGAGGGAAAG GTGATTGATGTTCACCTTGTGGTCGATCCGTGGACAAGAGAGTCTCGTGGTTTTGGGTTTGTTACGATGGCCACAGTTGAGGAGGCTGACCGTTGCATCAAGTATTTGGATCGTTCTGTTCTTGAGGGTCGCATCATTACTGTGGAGAGG GTTAGCTGTGTGTAG
- the LOC102631198 gene encoding serine/arginine-rich splicing factor SR45a isoform X1, with protein MSYSRRSRYSRSSSPYNRYGRSMSRSMSRSRSRSRSSDAENPGNNLYVTGLSPRITKRELEKHFAAEGKVIDVHLVVDPWTRESRGFGFVTMATVEEADRCIKYLDRSVLEGRIITVERARRRRGRTPTPGRYLGLRTIRVCRRSPSNSPPRRSPSYSPYRWSRSRSPSYSSERSRDRSYSPDYRRRRPYSPNYSRRRSYSSYYSRRRSYSRSRSPYSRSPDDRGYRRCDRSYSPYDSRYDDRYHRRRDRSYSPYDSKYDDCYYRRRDRSYSPSESSDGRYYGRHRYRSISRSPTPPRRRSSRRSYSRSISPKRRINSRSSRRSYSQSVSPRPRKSLSCGGSSKRGNSRGSYSRGPSRSPSASSRSLSRSVSSRSTSPKSS; from the exons ATGTCTTACTCTAGGAGGTCAAGGTATTCACGCTCTTCTTCACCATACAATAGATACGGCAGGTCAATGTCTAGGTCAATGTCTCGCAGCCGATCAAG GAGCCGATCAAGTGATGCGGAAAATCCTGGCAACAATTTGTATGTAACAGGATTGTCACCTCGTATCACCAAAAGAGAACTTGAGAAGCATTTTGCAGCTGAGGGAAAG GTGATTGATGTTCACCTTGTGGTCGATCCGTGGACAAGAGAGTCTCGTGGTTTTGGGTTTGTTACGATGGCCACAGTTGAGGAGGCTGACCGTTGCATCAAGTATTTGGATCGTTCTGTTCTTGAGGGTCGCATCATTACTGTGGAGAGG GCAAGGAGGCGGAGAGGGCGAACTCCCACTCCAGGAAGGTATTTGGGGCTGAGAACCATTCGTG TCTGTCGTCGATCACCTAGCAACTCTCCTCCTCGTCGATCTCCAAGCTACTCTCCTTATCGTTGGAGCAGAAGTCGTTCTCCCAGTTATTCATCTGAACGGAGCAGGGACAGATCTTACTCTCCTGACTATAGGAGGAGGAGGCCTTACTCCCCTAATTATAGCCGGCGTAGATCATACTCATCTTACTACAGTCGGCGCCGTTCTTATTCTCGTTCCCGTTCCCCTTATAGTAGGTCTCCAGATGACCGCGGCTATCGGAGGTGTGACCGTTCTTACTCTCCATATGACTCCAGATATGATGACCGTTACCATCGGAGGCGTGATCGATCATACTCTCCATATGACTCCAAATACGATGACTGTTACTATCGGAGGCGTGACCGTTCATACTCTCCATCTGAGTCATCGGATGGCCGATACTATGGAAGGCACCGTTATCGTTCAATTTCCCGAAGTCCTACACCGCCGCGAAGGAGAAGCTCTAGGAGGAGCTATTCACGTAGTATTAGCCCCAAACGGAGGATTAACTCAAGAAGCTCGAGGAGGAGCTACTCTCAGAGTGTATCCCCAAGGCCTAGGAAGAGTCTTTCCTGTGGGGGGTCATCCAAGCGGGGTAACTCTCGAGGGAGCTACTCTAGGGGCCCTTCTAGGAGCCCAAGTGCAAGTTCTAGATCTCTCTCAAGATCTGTTAGCTCTAGGTCTACTTCACCGAAATCATCATAA